One stretch of Rhinatrema bivittatum chromosome 8, aRhiBiv1.1, whole genome shotgun sequence DNA includes these proteins:
- the NUFIP2 gene encoding nuclear fragile X mental retardation-interacting protein 2 isoform X2: MDKKNDKYYESTPKENKSTDRNEAVSILNGVVTTNSGYITNGYVSRALDNDGSGSESGYTIPKKRKARRNSAKGCENLNLVPENIMQQEVNVPSLKQDSENFKAEHLAEQKGGRVDTSKLVWKYEAGLGGTGRGKPLTGDIQRKNSDAKPAISKKFDDRPKGKHAQATASKEDSWTLFKPPPVFPVDNSSAKIVPKISYASKVKENLNKTAQSPSVLSSSSLSFTGEAAVQKAGRLAQVPMSAMKSVTSANFSNGPILAGSDGKIYPAGSQPLLTVTPMSIGAEVVSQDLTTSVAVIDQKKSSLFIYPSNMQSVLLGSTQVDLPCQTKQQSLGDIFQNQWGLSFINEPSAGPEAATGKLTDSKIMEVTFQGEYAATLVSQGAEIIPSGTECPSFPKAYELDKRTSPQVLSGMMKPVPGTASEGNVQPLEPHHIGELQKSDASSQGALVFLSKDYEMETPLVSPTNTLLSSAKEQRYQGSLERKDSWGSFDQRAAVLYHTKEMEAIWNLQKQDPKRIITYDEAMDRPGH, translated from the coding sequence ATGGACAAAAAGAATGACAAATATTATGAGAGCACCCCTAAAGAAAACAAATCTACAGACAGGAACGAGGCAGTATCAATTCTTAATGGTGTTGTAACAACAAATTCTGGCTATATCACTAATGGTTATGTTAGCAGAGCTCTAGACAACGATGGTAGTGGATCCGAGAGTGGATATACCATACCGAAGAAACGGAAAGCACGGCGCAACAGTGCCAAGGGCTGTGAAAACTTGAACTTGGTGCCAGAAAATATAATGCAGCAGGAGGTGAATGTCCCATCCTTAAAACAGGACTCTGAGAATTTCAAGGCTGAGCACCTTGCTGAACAAAAGGGAGGCCGTGTTGACACTTCTAAGTTGGTTTGGAAATACGAAGCTGGGCTTGGAGGAACCGGCCGTGGGAAGCCTCTGACTGGAGATATACAGAGGAAAAACTCAGATGCCAAACCTGCCATCAGCAAAAAGTTTGATGACCGACCCAAAGGAAAACATGCCCAAGCAACTGCTTCTAAAGAGGATTCGTGGACATTATTTAAACCTCccccagttttcccagtggatAATAGCAGTGCTAAAATTGTACCTAAAATAAGTTATGCAAGCAAAGTTAAAGAGAACCTCAACAAAACAGCTCAGAGCCCATCTGTGTTGTCGTCCTCTTCGTTGTCATTTACTGGAGAAGCTGCAGTGCAAAAAGCGGGTCGCCTAGCCCAAGTCCCCATGTCTGCTATGAAATCTGTTACTTCAGCTAACTTTTCTAATGGGCCGATTTTAGCAGGATCTGATGGTAAAATATATCCTGCCGGATCCCAGCCACTGCTCACGGTAACACCCATGTCTATTGGGGCTGAGGTAGTCTCCCAGGACCTGACTACTTCTGTAGCAGTCATTGATCAAAAGAAATCTAGCCTTTTTATCTACCCTTCAAATATGCAATCTGTGCTTTTGGGCAGCACACAGGTGGATCTGCCTTGTCAGACCAAGCAGCAAAGCCTGGGGGATATCTTCCAGAATCAGTGGGGGCTGTCATTTATAAATGAGCCTAGtgctggcccagaggctgccacTGGGAAACTGACAGATAGTAAAATCATGGAAGTGACATTTCAAGGGGAATATGCTGCCACTTTGGTTTCACAGGGTGCTGAAATAATTCCCTCAGGAACAGAATGTCCATCGTTCCCCAAGGCTTATGAGCTGGATAAACGGACTAGCCCGCAAGTTCTTAGTGGTATGATGAAACCTGTCCCTGGGACTGCCAGTGAGGGTAATGTGCAACCCTTGGAACCACATCATATAGGTGAACTGCAAAAATCAGATGCCAGTAGCCAAGGTGCTTTAGTGTTTCTCTCCAAGGACTATGAGATGGAAACACCTCTGGTCTCTCCTACAAACACTTTGTTATCCTCCGCCAAAGAACAGAGGTACCAGGGAAGCCTAGAAAGAAAAGATAGCTGGGGTTCTTTTGACCAGAGAGCTGCTGTTCTATATCACACTAAAG
- the NUFIP2 gene encoding nuclear fragile X mental retardation-interacting protein 2 isoform X1, with the protein MEEQQPGQAPQYRFYRPPQQQPHGAQNGPGTAARAQSRPLKHEQPHGLQHQETHPKKTGYGELNGNAGERENFLKNLGCDISIRIPNGSQQLVDTNFPPKQTVKASTLGKVGNKAKSFIQKNSMDKKNDKYYESTPKENKSTDRNEAVSILNGVVTTNSGYITNGYVSRALDNDGSGSESGYTIPKKRKARRNSAKGCENLNLVPENIMQQEVNVPSLKQDSENFKAEHLAEQKGGRVDTSKLVWKYEAGLGGTGRGKPLTGDIQRKNSDAKPAISKKFDDRPKGKHAQATASKEDSWTLFKPPPVFPVDNSSAKIVPKISYASKVKENLNKTAQSPSVLSSSSLSFTGEAAVQKAGRLAQVPMSAMKSVTSANFSNGPILAGSDGKIYPAGSQPLLTVTPMSIGAEVVSQDLTTSVAVIDQKKSSLFIYPSNMQSVLLGSTQVDLPCQTKQQSLGDIFQNQWGLSFINEPSAGPEAATGKLTDSKIMEVTFQGEYAATLVSQGAEIIPSGTECPSFPKAYELDKRTSPQVLSGMMKPVPGTASEGNVQPLEPHHIGELQKSDASSQGALVFLSKDYEMETPLVSPTNTLLSSAKEQRYQGSLERKDSWGSFDQRAAVLYHTKEMEAIWNLQKQDPKRIITYDEAMDRPGH; encoded by the exons ATGGAGGAGCAGCAGCCCGGCCAGGCCCCGCAGTACCGCTTTTACCGGCCGCCTCAGCAGCAGCCGCATGGAGCCCAGAACGGCCCCGGCACCGCGGCCAGAGCCCAGTCCAGGCCGCTGAAACATGAGCAGCCGCACGGCCTCCAGCACCAGGAAACGCACCCGAAGAAAACAG GTTATGGAGAGCTGAATGGCAatgcaggagaaagagagaactTTCTGAAGAACCTGGGCTGTGATATCTCCATCAGGATACCTAATGGCAGCCAGCAGCTGGTAGACACCAACTTCCCCCCTAAGCAGACTGTAAAGGCCAGCACTTTGGGGAAAGTAGGAAACAAAGCCAAAAGTTTCATTCAGAAAAACAGTATGGACAAAAAGAATGACAAATATTATGAGAGCACCCCTAAAGAAAACAAATCTACAGACAGGAACGAGGCAGTATCAATTCTTAATGGTGTTGTAACAACAAATTCTGGCTATATCACTAATGGTTATGTTAGCAGAGCTCTAGACAACGATGGTAGTGGATCCGAGAGTGGATATACCATACCGAAGAAACGGAAAGCACGGCGCAACAGTGCCAAGGGCTGTGAAAACTTGAACTTGGTGCCAGAAAATATAATGCAGCAGGAGGTGAATGTCCCATCCTTAAAACAGGACTCTGAGAATTTCAAGGCTGAGCACCTTGCTGAACAAAAGGGAGGCCGTGTTGACACTTCTAAGTTGGTTTGGAAATACGAAGCTGGGCTTGGAGGAACCGGCCGTGGGAAGCCTCTGACTGGAGATATACAGAGGAAAAACTCAGATGCCAAACCTGCCATCAGCAAAAAGTTTGATGACCGACCCAAAGGAAAACATGCCCAAGCAACTGCTTCTAAAGAGGATTCGTGGACATTATTTAAACCTCccccagttttcccagtggatAATAGCAGTGCTAAAATTGTACCTAAAATAAGTTATGCAAGCAAAGTTAAAGAGAACCTCAACAAAACAGCTCAGAGCCCATCTGTGTTGTCGTCCTCTTCGTTGTCATTTACTGGAGAAGCTGCAGTGCAAAAAGCGGGTCGCCTAGCCCAAGTCCCCATGTCTGCTATGAAATCTGTTACTTCAGCTAACTTTTCTAATGGGCCGATTTTAGCAGGATCTGATGGTAAAATATATCCTGCCGGATCCCAGCCACTGCTCACGGTAACACCCATGTCTATTGGGGCTGAGGTAGTCTCCCAGGACCTGACTACTTCTGTAGCAGTCATTGATCAAAAGAAATCTAGCCTTTTTATCTACCCTTCAAATATGCAATCTGTGCTTTTGGGCAGCACACAGGTGGATCTGCCTTGTCAGACCAAGCAGCAAAGCCTGGGGGATATCTTCCAGAATCAGTGGGGGCTGTCATTTATAAATGAGCCTAGtgctggcccagaggctgccacTGGGAAACTGACAGATAGTAAAATCATGGAAGTGACATTTCAAGGGGAATATGCTGCCACTTTGGTTTCACAGGGTGCTGAAATAATTCCCTCAGGAACAGAATGTCCATCGTTCCCCAAGGCTTATGAGCTGGATAAACGGACTAGCCCGCAAGTTCTTAGTGGTATGATGAAACCTGTCCCTGGGACTGCCAGTGAGGGTAATGTGCAACCCTTGGAACCACATCATATAGGTGAACTGCAAAAATCAGATGCCAGTAGCCAAGGTGCTTTAGTGTTTCTCTCCAAGGACTATGAGATGGAAACACCTCTGGTCTCTCCTACAAACACTTTGTTATCCTCCGCCAAAGAACAGAGGTACCAGGGAAGCCTAGAAAGAAAAGATAGCTGGGGTTCTTTTGACCAGAGAGCTGCTGTTCTATATCACACTAAAG